From the genome of Impatiens glandulifera chromosome 9, dImpGla2.1, whole genome shotgun sequence, one region includes:
- the LOC124914223 gene encoding U-box domain-containing protein 9: MAKTAVFDGDPPMVVAKATELKKELQRLVRAIVDDDDFSADSVDRATHALSLLKEMKSKKPVDLKLQESLSCPEEFRCPISRELMRDPVILSTGQTYDRAFIQRWLKAGHRTCPKTQQVLSHTILTPNVLIRDMISQWCNSHGMKIPHPVYDPNEDGLTDADREHFVALLDKMSASLPDQKDAARQLRSLTKRMPSFRALFGESTSAIGQLLSPLSKSKSFNDIQPDLQEDLITTLLNLSIHDNNKKCVAEMPTVIPLLMDALKCGTIETKSNAAAALFTLSALDSNKALIGKSGALKPLIELLEDGHPLAMKDVASAIFNLCILHDNKVRAVRDGGVRVILKKIMSRIQVDELLAILAMLSSSPKAVEEIIESDGVPCLLKIIRENPCDRSKENCIAILHTICFSDRTKWKEMREEESSYGTISQLARDGSSRAKRKAGNILDRLNRAVINFTHTA, encoded by the exons ATGGCGAAAACGGCGGTTTTCGACGGAGATCCGCCGATGGTCGTCGCCAAGGCGACGGAGTTAAAGAAGGAGTTGCAGAGACTTGTTCGCGCCATCGTCGATGACGATGATTTCAGCGCCGATTCCGTTGATCGAGCCACTCATGCACTTTCCTTGTTGAAGGAAATGAAGTCGAAGAAACCGGTGGATCTGAAACTTCAGGAATCACTTTCATGTCCAGAAGAATTTCGTTGCCCTATCTCCAGAGAACTCATGAGAGATCCTGTCATTCTTTCCACCGGTCAG ACGTATGATAGAGCCTTCATACAGAGATGGCTAAAAGCAGGACACAGAACCTGTCCCAAAACTCAACAGGTCTTATCGCACACAATCCTTACACCCAATGTTTTGATACGCGATATGATTTCACAATGGTGCAATAGCCATGGGATGAAAATTCCGCACCCTGTTTATGATCCAAATGAGGATGGCTTGACCGATGCAGACAGGGAACACTTTGTAGCTCTACTCGACAAGATGTCAGCATCATTACCGGATCAGAAGGATGCGGCCAGGCAGCTCAGGTCACTAACAAAGAGGATGCCTTCATTTCGTGCTCTATTCGGGGAGTCCACAAGTGCGATAGGTCAACTGCTAAGCCCGCTCTCTAAAAGCAAGTCATTTAACGATATTCAACCCGATCTCCAGGAGGATTTGATCACAACCCTCCTAAACCTGTCAATCCACGACAACAACAAGAAGTGTGTGGCGGAGATGCCTACGGTGATTCCCCTTCTAATGGACGCTTTAAAATGCGGTACAATAGAAACAAAAAGCAACGCGGCTGCAGCCCTCTTCACGCTGTCTGCCTTAGACTCAAACAAGGCACTGATAGGAAAGTCGGGTGCCCTGAAACCGCTGATAGAGCTGTTAGAGGATGGGCACCCTCTAGCCATGAAGGACGTTGCTTCGGCTATTTTTAATCTGTGCATACTGCACGATAACAAGGTGAGGGCGGTTAGGGACGGGGGCGTGAGAGTGATACTGAAGAAGATAATGAGCAGGATACAAGTTGACGAGTTGTTGGCCATATTGGCAATGCTTTCTAGCAGTCCAAAGGCTGTGGAGGAGATTATAGAATCGGACGGGGTTCCTTGCTTGCTGAAGATAATAAGGGAGAATCCTTGCGACAGGAGCAAGGAGAACTGCATTGCTATCCTGCACACGATATGTTTCAGCGACAGGACTAAATGGAAGGAGATGAGGGAAGAGGAGAGCAGTTATGGGACGATATCGCAACTTGCTAGAGATGGGAGCTCGAGGGCTAAGAGGAAAGCGGGTAACATTCTGGACAGACTGAACAGGGCGGTTATCAATTTCACACACACTGCGTGA